In the genome of Flavobacterium panacagri, one region contains:
- a CDS encoding lactonase family protein, producing MKKIYLILFSALSLTTVKAQSKFNLLVGTYTNTCQSNGIYVYEFDSATGAFKVKNSSENVISPSYLSVSADNKFIYAVNENGTQSAVSAFGYDAASGKLKFLNSNASLGADPCHLINDDKNVIVANYSGGNIVVFKKNPDGSITEVQQLIQHEGKGPNAARQEKAHVHMVMFSPDKKFVLSNDLGLDKIFIYKYNPTSKNEMLTLKGSVDVKPGSGPRHLTFSKDGKFVYLVQELDGTLTTLSYDKTGNLKVVAETSILPKGFKGGTGAAAIKISPDGKFLYVSDRVDANSISVYKIQKDGSLELVEQQSTLGKGPRDFAIDPTGNYLLVGHQYTNDIVIFKRDKTTGKITDTGKRIELCSPVGLVFTKI from the coding sequence ATGAAAAAAATATATTTAATCTTATTTTCAGCTTTATCCTTGACCACGGTAAAAGCTCAAAGTAAGTTCAACTTATTAGTGGGAACTTATACAAATACCTGTCAAAGCAACGGAATTTATGTTTATGAATTCGATAGTGCAACAGGTGCTTTTAAAGTAAAAAATTCCTCTGAAAATGTAATTAGTCCGAGTTATTTATCGGTTTCTGCAGACAATAAATTTATATATGCCGTAAACGAAAATGGAACTCAAAGTGCGGTTAGCGCATTTGGATATGATGCAGCTTCTGGTAAATTGAAATTTTTAAACTCAAATGCTTCTTTGGGAGCAGATCCTTGTCATTTAATTAATGATGATAAAAATGTAATTGTTGCCAATTATTCTGGTGGAAACATCGTTGTTTTTAAGAAAAATCCAGATGGAAGCATTACGGAAGTGCAGCAGTTAATCCAGCACGAAGGAAAAGGGCCAAACGCAGCGCGTCAGGAAAAAGCACATGTTCACATGGTAATGTTTTCTCCAGACAAAAAGTTCGTTTTGTCAAATGATTTAGGTTTAGATAAAATATTCATTTATAAATACAATCCAACTTCTAAAAACGAAATGCTGACATTAAAAGGAAGTGTTGACGTAAAACCAGGAAGTGGTCCAAGACATTTGACTTTTAGTAAAGACGGTAAATTTGTTTATTTGGTTCAAGAATTAGACGGAACATTAACAACATTAAGCTACGACAAAACAGGAAATTTAAAAGTAGTTGCTGAAACGAGTATTCTTCCAAAAGGATTTAAAGGCGGAACAGGAGCAGCAGCAATTAAAATTTCGCCGGATGGAAAGTTTTTATACGTTTCTGATCGTGTAGATGCAAACTCTATTTCAGTTTACAAAATCCAAAAAGATGGTTCTTTAGAGTTGGTAGAACAGCAAAGCACTTTAGGAAAAGGTCCAAGAGACTTCGCGATTGATCCAACAGGAAATTACCTTTTAGTTGGTCATCAATACACAAACGATATTGTAATTTTTAAAAGAGATAAAACCACAGGGAAAATTACTGATACT
- a CDS encoding BatA domain-containing protein: MHFKHPEILYFLFLLIVPILVHLFQLRRFKTSYFTNVRFLKELAIQTRKSSKIKKRLLLATRLLLLTCIILAFAQPFFEAIDSKNASNEMYIVLDNSFSMQAKGKKGELLKRAVQELLENTPENTQFSLLTNTENFWNTDIKSSKSALQNLKYSASPFDLSAITAKIKAHKSAHKKDIVIITDAVGLKEKDIHNIDFEEKPYFIVPKAEQKNNVSIDSVYINQTLENFYEIGINLSAYGEDFKPVSTALYNQNKLIAKTIVNFDTKKKKINFTIPKEAFHGYVAIEDNGLTYDNKLFFSISKNKKTNVISIGEPEKSNFLSRIYTPDEFNYHNYSISTLDYNSLEKQNTIILNELIDIPQALQTTLKAFVSKGGNLVVIPSEKSSLSNLNNLLSNFGKVQFGNLETNSKLITKINFDHPLFSGVFENKISNFQYPKVNSSFAVSSSYPAVLSFEDQTPFVTAVQNQVAGITVFTAPINSTNSNFQQSPLIVPLFYKIAQNNQKTGVNALTIGNNQPYFVDVLLTKDAILEVKGNEDSFIPVQQILNNKVKLTFNDFPETAGNYGIFDKKEWVENISFNYNRTESDLSQVNTNVVSDFKTADTLSTIFNTLQTERTDSQIWKWFVIFALLFLALEMAIIKFVK; the protein is encoded by the coding sequence ATGCATTTTAAACATCCCGAAATTCTATACTTTCTGTTTTTATTGATCGTTCCAATTTTGGTTCACTTATTTCAATTAAGACGTTTTAAAACTTCCTATTTTACCAATGTTCGATTCTTAAAAGAACTTGCCATTCAGACTCGTAAAAGTTCTAAAATAAAGAAAAGGCTTTTATTAGCCACTCGTTTATTATTATTAACCTGCATCATCTTAGCTTTTGCACAACCGTTTTTTGAAGCTATTGACAGTAAAAATGCTTCAAACGAAATGTATATTGTTCTGGACAATTCCTTCAGTATGCAGGCAAAAGGAAAAAAAGGCGAATTATTGAAAAGAGCGGTTCAAGAATTGCTTGAAAATACTCCCGAAAATACGCAGTTTTCACTTTTAACCAACACTGAAAATTTTTGGAATACCGATATTAAATCTTCAAAAAGTGCTTTACAAAACTTAAAATACAGCGCTTCTCCATTTGATCTTTCAGCTATAACAGCTAAAATCAAAGCACATAAATCAGCGCATAAAAAAGATATTGTTATTATCACCGATGCAGTTGGTTTGAAAGAAAAAGACATTCATAATATAGATTTTGAAGAAAAACCATACTTTATAGTTCCTAAAGCGGAGCAAAAAAATAACGTTTCAATTGACAGTGTTTACATCAATCAGACTTTGGAAAACTTCTATGAAATTGGTATAAACTTATCCGCTTATGGTGAAGATTTCAAACCTGTTTCAACTGCTTTATACAATCAAAACAAACTGATTGCCAAAACGATTGTCAATTTTGACACAAAGAAAAAGAAAATCAATTTCACGATTCCAAAAGAAGCTTTTCACGGCTATGTAGCAATTGAAGATAATGGTTTGACTTATGATAATAAATTGTTTTTCAGTATTTCTAAAAACAAAAAAACAAATGTTATCAGCATTGGAGAACCTGAAAAAAGCAATTTCTTATCGAGAATCTACACTCCTGATGAATTCAATTATCACAATTATTCCATTAGCACTTTAGATTACAACAGTTTAGAAAAGCAGAATACAATTATCTTAAATGAATTAATTGATATTCCGCAAGCCTTACAGACCACTTTAAAAGCGTTTGTTTCTAAAGGCGGCAATCTGGTTGTGATTCCTTCTGAGAAAAGTTCCCTTTCTAATTTGAATAATTTACTGAGTAATTTTGGAAAAGTTCAATTTGGGAATTTAGAAACCAACAGCAAATTAATCACTAAAATCAACTTCGATCATCCTTTGTTTTCAGGTGTTTTTGAAAATAAAATCTCGAATTTTCAATATCCGAAAGTGAACAGTTCATTTGCGGTTTCAAGTTCTTATCCTGCTGTTCTTTCATTTGAAGATCAGACTCCATTTGTCACTGCTGTTCAGAATCAGGTTGCAGGAATAACAGTTTTTACAGCTCCTATAAATAGCACTAATTCTAATTTTCAGCAATCGCCATTGATTGTTCCATTGTTTTATAAAATAGCACAGAACAATCAGAAAACAGGTGTAAATGCTTTAACCATTGGAAATAATCAGCCTTATTTTGTGGATGTTCTTTTGACTAAAGATGCTATTCTGGAAGTTAAAGGAAATGAAGATTCTTTTATTCCGGTTCAGCAGATTTTAAACAATAAAGTTAAATTAACTTTTAATGATTTCCCTGAAACGGCTGGCAATTATGGAATTTTCGATAAAAAAGAATGGGTCGAAAACATTAGTTTTAATTACAACAGAACTGAAAGCGATCTGAGTCAGGTAAACACCAATGTGGTTTCAGATTTCAAAACTGCCGATACCCTATCAACTATTTTTAACACCCTACAAACTGAGCGAACTGACAGCCAAATTTGGAAATGGTTTGTTATCTTTGCACTGTTATTTTTAGCATTAGAAATGGCAATTATAAAATTTGTGAAATAA